In the genome of Streptomyces pactum, one region contains:
- a CDS encoding phosphocholine cytidylyltransferase family protein — protein MIGLVLAAGAGRRLRPYTDTLPKALVPVGPEGREDSLTVLDLTLGNFAEVGLTEVAIVVGYRKEAVYERKAALEAKYGLKLTLIDNDKAEEWNNAYSLWCARDVLRHGVILANGDTVHPVSVERTLLDARGEGKKIILALDTAKQLADEEMKVVTEPGKGVRRITKLMDPAEATGEYIGVTLIEGEAAADLADALKATFERDPDLYYEDGYQELVNRGFTVDVAPIGEVSWVEIDNHDDLAKGREIACRY, from the coding sequence ATGATCGGCCTCGTGCTGGCCGCCGGCGCCGGACGGCGTCTGCGTCCCTACACCGACACCCTCCCCAAGGCCCTGGTGCCGGTCGGGCCCGAGGGCCGGGAGGACAGCCTCACCGTCCTCGACCTCACCCTGGGCAACTTCGCGGAGGTCGGTCTGACCGAGGTCGCGATCGTGGTCGGCTACCGCAAGGAAGCGGTGTACGAGCGCAAGGCCGCCCTGGAGGCCAAGTACGGCCTGAAGCTCACCCTGATCGACAACGACAAGGCCGAGGAGTGGAACAACGCCTACTCCCTGTGGTGCGCCCGTGACGTGCTGCGGCACGGCGTGATCCTGGCCAACGGCGACACCGTGCACCCGGTCTCGGTGGAGCGGACGCTGCTGGACGCCCGCGGCGAGGGCAAGAAGATCATCCTCGCCCTGGACACCGCCAAGCAGCTCGCCGACGAGGAGATGAAGGTCGTCACCGAGCCCGGCAAGGGCGTGCGGCGCATCACCAAGCTGATGGACCCGGCCGAGGCCACCGGCGAGTACATCGGCGTCACCCTGATCGAGGGCGAGGCCGCCGCCGACCTGGCCGACGCGCTGAAGGCCACCTTCGAGCGCGACCCCGACCTCTACTACGAGGACGGGTACCAGGAGCTGGTCAACCGCGGCTTCACCGTCGACGTGGCGCCGATCGGCGAGGTCAGCTGGGTGGAGATCGACAACCACGACGATCTGGCGAAGGGCCGTGAGATCGCGTGCCGGTACTGA
- a CDS encoding ABC transporter ATP-binding protein: MAERTEQHRERAADGARIPTVIADDVHIIYKVNGGSRGKGSATAALNRMLRRKTAPGMREVHAVRGVTFVAYRGESIGLIGSNGSGKSTLLKAVAGLLPTARGKVYTDGQPSLLGVNAALMNDLTGERNVMLGGLAMGMTREQIRERYQDIVDFSGINEKGDFISLPMRTYSSGMAARLRFSIAAAKDHDVLMIDEALATGDRKFQKRSEARIRELRKEAGTVFLVSHNNKSIRDTCDRVLWLEKGELLMDGPTDEVIKAYERETGR, translated from the coding sequence GTGGCTGAGCGCACCGAGCAGCACCGGGAGAGGGCCGCGGACGGGGCCCGCATCCCCACCGTCATCGCCGATGACGTGCACATCATCTACAAGGTCAACGGCGGGTCCCGCGGGAAGGGCAGCGCCACCGCGGCGCTCAACCGCATGCTCCGCCGGAAGACCGCACCGGGCATGCGGGAGGTGCACGCGGTGCGGGGCGTCACCTTCGTGGCCTACCGGGGCGAGTCGATCGGCCTCATCGGCTCCAACGGCTCGGGCAAGTCCACGCTGCTCAAGGCGGTGGCCGGGCTGCTGCCGACGGCGCGCGGCAAGGTCTACACCGACGGGCAGCCGTCGCTGCTGGGCGTGAACGCGGCGCTGATGAACGACCTCACCGGTGAGCGGAACGTCATGCTGGGCGGGCTCGCCATGGGGATGACCCGTGAGCAGATCCGCGAGCGATACCAGGACATCGTGGACTTCTCGGGCATCAACGAGAAGGGTGACTTCATCTCGCTGCCGATGCGGACCTACTCCTCGGGCATGGCGGCGCGGCTGCGGTTCTCCATCGCGGCGGCCAAGGACCACGATGTGCTGATGATCGACGAAGCCCTGGCGACCGGTGACCGGAAGTTCCAGAAGCGCTCCGAGGCCCGCATCCGGGAGCTGCGCAAGGAGGCCGGCACCGTCTTCCTGGTCAGCCACAACAACAAGTCCATCCGGGACACCTGTGACCGCGTGCTGTGGCTGGAGAAGGGCGAGCTGCTGATGGACGGCCCCACCGACGAGGTGATCAAGGCGTACGAGCGGGAGACCGGCAGGTAG
- a CDS encoding acyltransferase domain-containing protein: MSSNSAVPFQTAFLFPGQGGFDGAALRRAAAAHPQVRRVFERIDPITEELYSRRLSELVLGPGEADLRDLLDTAPWASQVAIYGAGLAAYEILTDSGVRPDVLAGHSLGEITALVAAGAFSVEDGVRIVARRVAVIERHGGAEGRMVALTASAERTGKLLDLIDEPLLAVATENHDEQTVVSGPSGVLDRVVAIAGQLGLNAIEIDTPFPFHTPALAPAAPEFAAYVRTLEQRPLRHPVYSPILQRSYEPGDVLADLLAEHFTRPVRFAAAVRHLRREGISVFVEAGGRGALSKLVDRLLAGDEVRTLPTLAVLGGSLALDGSLRTLREAGLAGPGAGPLAELLAPTVPAEVFAAYWSERGRFVLELLHDELETFRKEHAAGPAADGAPAPAAVPAAPEEPAAAPGQQPAAQAPANGGAAPDRATLLTELRTLYAEALEYPEDVFEDDVQLEAELGVDSVKQVELLSRVSSRYGLPPRDSGFRLADYNTMGRITDFVLAQLNDASASTTG, from the coding sequence ATGTCCAGCAACTCCGCTGTCCCTTTCCAGACCGCGTTCCTCTTCCCCGGCCAGGGCGGGTTCGACGGAGCCGCGCTGCGCCGGGCCGCCGCCGCCCACCCGCAGGTGCGGCGCGTCTTCGAGCGCATCGACCCGATCACCGAGGAGCTGTACTCCCGGCGGCTGAGCGAGCTGGTCCTCGGGCCAGGCGAGGCCGACCTGCGGGACCTCCTCGACACCGCGCCCTGGGCCTCCCAGGTCGCCATCTACGGCGCGGGCCTGGCGGCGTACGAGATCCTCACCGACAGCGGCGTGCGCCCCGACGTCCTGGCCGGCCACAGCCTGGGGGAGATCACCGCGCTGGTCGCCGCCGGGGCGTTCTCGGTGGAGGACGGGGTGCGCATCGTCGCCCGGCGGGTCGCGGTGATCGAGCGGCACGGCGGCGCCGAGGGCCGGATGGTCGCCCTCACCGCCTCCGCCGAGCGCACCGGGAAGCTCCTGGACCTGATCGACGAGCCGCTGCTCGCCGTCGCCACCGAGAACCACGACGAGCAGACCGTCGTCAGCGGCCCCTCCGGGGTGCTGGACCGGGTGGTGGCGATCGCCGGCCAGCTCGGTCTGAACGCCATCGAGATCGACACCCCCTTCCCCTTCCACACCCCCGCACTCGCCCCGGCCGCCCCCGAGTTCGCCGCCTATGTGCGCACCCTGGAGCAGCGGCCGCTGCGGCACCCGGTGTACTCGCCCATCCTCCAGCGCTCCTACGAGCCCGGCGACGTCCTCGCCGACCTGCTCGCCGAGCACTTCACCCGCCCGGTGCGGTTCGCCGCCGCGGTGCGCCACCTGCGCCGGGAGGGGATCTCGGTGTTCGTGGAGGCCGGCGGGCGCGGCGCGCTGTCGAAGCTGGTGGACCGGCTGCTGGCCGGGGACGAGGTGCGGACGCTGCCCACCCTCGCGGTGCTCGGCGGCTCGCTCGCCCTGGACGGCTCGCTCCGGACGCTGCGCGAGGCCGGCCTGGCGGGCCCCGGCGCCGGCCCGCTCGCCGAACTGCTCGCCCCCACCGTGCCGGCGGAGGTCTTCGCCGCCTACTGGAGCGAGCGCGGCCGGTTCGTCCTGGAGCTGCTCCACGACGAGCTGGAGACCTTCCGCAAGGAGCACGCCGCCGGCCCGGCGGCGGACGGCGCGCCCGCCCCGGCCGCGGTGCCCGCCGCCCCCGAGGAGCCGGCCGCCGCGCCCGGGCAGCAGCCGGCCGCCCAGGCCCCGGCGAACGGCGGCGCCGCCCCGGACCGCGCCACCCTCCTCACCGAGCTGCGCACCCTCTACGCCGAGGCGCTGGAGTACCCCGAGGACGTCTTCGAGGACGACGTGCAGCTGGAGGCCGAACTGGGCGTGGACTCCGTCAAGCAGGTCGAACTGCTCTCCCGGGTCTCCAGCCGCTACGGACTGCCGCCCCGGGACTCCGGCTTCCGGCTCGCCGACTACAACACCATGGGCCGGATCACCGACTTCGTCCTCGCCCAGCTGAACGACGCCTCCGCCTCCACCACCGGCTGA
- a CDS encoding response regulator transcription factor, with amino-acid sequence MPTWTREMDRVALLSAREAETFALLGAGWSNRRISVRLQVTERTVKAHVARILEKLQVESRLQAGLVALSYRHMYEGTVSQEIKAG; translated from the coding sequence ATGCCCACCTGGACCCGGGAAATGGACCGGGTCGCTCTGCTGTCCGCCCGCGAGGCGGAGACGTTCGCCCTGCTGGGAGCGGGGTGGTCCAACCGGAGGATCTCCGTCCGACTCCAGGTGACCGAACGCACAGTGAAGGCCCACGTGGCCCGCATCCTGGAGAAGTTGCAGGTCGAGTCACGTCTCCAGGCGGGCTTGGTAGCGCTCAGCTACCGGCATATGTACGAAGGTACAGTGTCCCAAGAGATCAAGGCTGGATAA
- a CDS encoding glycosyltransferase family 2 protein: MGNRPDEVRALLESVARQEGAPIEVVVVGNGSPLPAFDVPGLTVRTVELPENVGIPAGRNVGIEAFGPGGRDVDVLLFLDDDGLLPRTDTARLCREAFAADPRLGIITFRIADPETGTTQRRHVPRLRASDPMRSSRVTTFLGGANAVRTAVFQQVGGLPDDFFYAHEETDLAWRALDAGWMIDYRSDMVLHHPATAPSRHAVYHRMVARNRVWLARRNLPAVLVPVYLGVWMLLTLARKPSGPALRAWFGGFREGWKTPCGPRRPMKWRTVWRLTRLGRPPVI; encoded by the coding sequence ATGGGCAACCGCCCCGACGAGGTGCGCGCACTGCTGGAGTCGGTCGCCCGGCAGGAGGGCGCCCCCATCGAGGTGGTGGTGGTCGGCAACGGCTCGCCGCTGCCGGCGTTCGACGTCCCGGGCCTGACCGTCCGGACCGTGGAGCTGCCGGAGAACGTCGGCATCCCGGCCGGCCGGAACGTCGGCATCGAGGCGTTCGGGCCGGGCGGCCGCGACGTGGACGTCCTGCTCTTCCTCGACGACGACGGGCTGCTGCCGCGGACCGACACCGCCCGGCTGTGCCGGGAGGCGTTCGCCGCCGACCCGCGGCTGGGGATCATCACCTTCCGGATCGCCGACCCGGAGACCGGCACCACCCAGCGCCGCCACGTGCCCCGGCTGCGCGCCTCCGACCCGATGCGGTCCTCCCGCGTCACCACCTTCCTCGGCGGCGCGAACGCGGTGCGCACCGCCGTCTTCCAGCAGGTGGGCGGCCTGCCGGACGACTTCTTCTACGCCCACGAGGAGACCGACCTCGCCTGGCGGGCGCTGGACGCCGGCTGGATGATCGACTACCGGTCGGACATGGTGCTGCACCACCCGGCCACCGCCCCCAGCCGGCACGCGGTCTACCACCGCATGGTCGCCCGGAACCGGGTCTGGCTGGCCCGTCGCAACCTTCCGGCCGTCCTGGTCCCGGTCTACCTGGGGGTGTGGATGCTGCTCACCCTGGCCCGCAAACCGTCCGGGCCGGCGCTGCGCGCCTGGTTCGGCGGGTTCCGCGAAGGCTGGAAGACCCCGTGCGGTCCCCGCCGTCCGATGAAGTGGCGTACGGTATGGCGCCTGACCCGACTGGGCCGGCCTCCCGTCATCTGA
- a CDS encoding ABC transporter permease — translation MSETTHDSAVVMSAPPSPDDGLTPAELARKYGLEVSGARVGLGEYVRQLWGRRHFILAFSQAKLTAQYSQAKLGQLWQVATPLLNALVYFLIFGMLMGGRGGMENDEYIPFLVTGVFVFTFTQSSVLAGVRAISGNLGLVRALHFPRAALPVSFSLQQLQQLLFSMIVLVMVLVGFGHYPDLAWLLIIPTLALQFVFNTGLSMVMARLGSKTPDLAQLMPFITRTWLYASGVMYSIREMLARHDAPGWLDDVLLANPASVYIDLMRFALMDDYSSANLPSHVWMLALGWALLAGIGGFIYFWKAEEEYGRG, via the coding sequence GTGAGCGAGACTACGCACGACAGTGCGGTCGTCATGAGTGCCCCGCCCTCGCCGGACGACGGTCTGACCCCTGCTGAGCTGGCGCGCAAGTACGGGCTGGAGGTCAGCGGGGCCCGGGTGGGGCTGGGCGAGTACGTCCGGCAGCTGTGGGGCCGGCGCCACTTCATCCTCGCCTTCTCGCAGGCGAAGCTGACCGCCCAGTACAGCCAGGCGAAGCTGGGTCAGCTGTGGCAGGTGGCGACCCCGCTGCTGAACGCGCTGGTCTACTTCCTCATCTTCGGCATGCTCATGGGCGGCCGGGGCGGCATGGAGAACGACGAGTACATCCCGTTCCTGGTGACCGGGGTGTTCGTGTTCACCTTCACCCAGAGCTCGGTGCTCGCCGGGGTGCGCGCCATCTCCGGGAACCTGGGCCTGGTGCGGGCCCTGCACTTCCCCCGGGCGGCGCTGCCCGTCTCCTTCTCGCTCCAGCAGCTCCAGCAGCTGCTGTTCTCGATGATCGTGCTGGTCATGGTGCTGGTGGGCTTCGGGCACTACCCGGACCTCGCCTGGCTGCTGATCATCCCCACCCTGGCGCTGCAGTTCGTCTTCAACACCGGCCTGTCGATGGTCATGGCACGGCTGGGCAGCAAGACGCCCGACCTGGCCCAGCTGATGCCGTTCATCACCCGGACCTGGCTCTACGCCTCGGGCGTGATGTACAGCATCCGGGAGATGCTGGCCCGGCACGACGCCCCGGGGTGGCTGGACGACGTGCTGCTGGCCAACCCGGCGTCGGTCTACATAGACCTGATGCGCTTCGCGCTGATGGACGACTACTCGTCGGCGAACCTGCCCTCGCACGTGTGGATGCTCGCCCTCGGCTGGGCGCTGCTCGCCGGCATCGGCGGCTTCATCTACTTCTGGAAGGCGGAAGAGGAGTACGGCCGTGGCTGA
- a CDS encoding NAD(P)/FAD-dependent oxidoreductase produces the protein MYDAIVVGARISGSATAMLLAEKGYRVLLLDRATFPGGKAAATNLVHPPGVARLQRWGLLDAVKATGCPPIHSYGLQSGPVELMARLPAAEGVAEAYSPARRKLDEILLEGAVKAGAELREQVAVRELLTDDTGTVTGIRGELPHRTPVTEHARVVIGADGANSTVARLVGAEKYDAAPVLNKSHWSYWSGLPHDGRVRTYRHNNKHCFTWPTHDGLTIVGVALPVKDFRATDDADRDRTVIAAFDEVDPAFAERLRRTERVDSWMTGAVPNFFRRSHGPGWALVGDAGYTRDPITAAGITDALRGGELLAGAVDRGLSGRTGLDQALAGYARDRDDLVRGHYWYTRDHAMIANHNREEIEIIRAMTRSPAHGTGMVGMFATVVPPAEFYSAQNIHALFDHVAPGLEPGWKIRMVRWMVRGAPRHLPPVTRLADRLIAANLGSMGRYLLHSSARGGAPRRAA, from the coding sequence ATGTACGACGCCATAGTTGTGGGAGCACGGATCAGCGGGTCGGCGACGGCGATGCTGCTGGCCGAGAAGGGCTACCGGGTCCTGCTGCTGGACCGGGCCACCTTCCCCGGCGGCAAGGCCGCCGCCACCAATCTCGTGCATCCACCGGGCGTCGCCCGGCTGCAGCGCTGGGGCCTGCTGGACGCCGTCAAGGCCACCGGCTGCCCGCCCATCCACTCCTACGGCCTGCAGAGCGGACCGGTGGAGCTGATGGCCAGACTGCCCGCCGCCGAGGGCGTCGCCGAGGCGTACTCGCCCGCGCGGCGCAAGCTGGACGAGATCCTGCTGGAGGGCGCGGTGAAGGCCGGCGCCGAACTGCGCGAGCAGGTCGCGGTGCGGGAACTGCTCACCGATGACACCGGCACCGTGACCGGGATCCGCGGCGAGCTGCCCCACCGCACCCCGGTGACCGAGCACGCCCGGGTGGTGATCGGCGCGGACGGCGCCAACTCCACCGTCGCCCGCCTGGTCGGCGCCGAGAAGTACGACGCCGCCCCGGTCCTCAACAAGAGCCACTGGTCCTACTGGTCGGGCCTGCCGCACGACGGCCGGGTCCGCACCTACCGCCACAACAACAAGCACTGCTTCACCTGGCCCACCCACGACGGTCTCACCATCGTCGGCGTCGCCCTGCCGGTGAAGGACTTCCGCGCCACCGACGACGCCGACCGCGACCGGACGGTCATCGCCGCCTTCGACGAGGTGGACCCCGCCTTCGCCGAGCGGCTGCGCCGCACCGAGCGGGTCGACTCCTGGATGACCGGCGCGGTGCCCAACTTCTTCCGCCGCTCCCACGGTCCCGGCTGGGCGCTGGTCGGCGACGCCGGGTACACCCGCGACCCGATCACCGCCGCCGGCATCACCGACGCGCTGCGCGGCGGCGAACTCCTCGCCGGCGCCGTGGACCGCGGCCTGTCCGGGCGGACCGGGCTCGACCAGGCGCTCGCCGGCTACGCCCGCGACCGGGACGACCTGGTCCGCGGCCACTACTGGTACACCCGTGACCACGCGATGATCGCCAACCACAACCGCGAGGAGATCGAGATCATCCGGGCCATGACCCGCAGTCCGGCGCACGGCACCGGGATGGTCGGCATGTTCGCCACGGTCGTGCCACCCGCGGAGTTCTACTCCGCGCAGAACATCCACGCCCTCTTCGACCACGTCGCCCCGGGGCTGGAACCGGGCTGGAAGATCCGCATGGTCCGCTGGATGGTCCGCGGCGCCCCCCGGCACCTTCCCCCGGTGACCCGCCTCGCCGACCGGCTGATCGCCGCCAACCTCGGCAGCATGGGCCGCTACCTGCTCCACAGCTCGGCGCGGGGCGGCGCGCCCCGGCGCGCGGCCTGA
- a CDS encoding CDP-alcohol phosphatidyltransferase family protein: MPKQSVKPSVAELRPVVHPPGVKDRRSGEHWAGRLYMREISLRVDRHLVNTRITPNQVTYLMTVAGVLAAPALLVPGIPGAVLGVLAVQLYLLLDCVDGELARWKKQYSLGGVYLDRVGAYLCDAAVLVGFGLRAADLWGSGRIDWLWAFLGTLAALGAILIKAETDLVGVARHQGGLPPVQEAASEPRSSGVALARRAAAALKFHRLILGIEASLFILLVAIVDTVRGDLFFTRLGVVVMACIAMLQTLLHLVSILASSRLK, from the coding sequence ATGCCAAAGCAGTCAGTCAAGCCATCAGTGGCTGAACTCCGCCCGGTCGTCCACCCCCCGGGGGTGAAGGACCGGCGGAGCGGTGAGCACTGGGCCGGCCGGCTCTACATGCGCGAGATCTCGCTGCGCGTCGACCGGCACCTGGTGAACACCCGCATCACGCCCAACCAGGTGACCTACCTGATGACGGTCGCGGGCGTCCTCGCCGCCCCGGCGCTCCTGGTGCCGGGGATCCCGGGCGCGGTGCTCGGCGTGCTGGCGGTCCAGCTCTACCTGCTGCTCGACTGTGTCGACGGCGAGCTCGCCCGGTGGAAGAAGCAGTACTCGCTCGGCGGCGTGTACCTGGACCGGGTCGGCGCCTACCTGTGCGACGCCGCGGTCCTCGTCGGCTTCGGCCTGCGCGCCGCCGACCTGTGGGGCTCGGGCCGCATCGACTGGCTGTGGGCCTTCCTCGGTACCCTCGCCGCGCTCGGCGCCATCCTGATCAAGGCGGAGACCGACCTCGTCGGCGTCGCCCGGCACCAGGGCGGTCTCCCGCCGGTCCAGGAGGCGGCGTCCGAACCGCGCTCCTCCGGCGTGGCCCTCGCCCGCCGGGCCGCGGCGGCCCTCAAGTTCCACCGGCTGATCCTCGGCATCGAGGCGTCGCTGTTCATCCTCCTCGTCGCGATCGTCGACACGGTCCGCGGCGATCTGTTCTTCACCCGGCTCGGAGTGGTCGTCATGGCGTGCATCGCCATGCTCCAGACCCTTCTGCACCTGGTGTCCATCCTCGCGTCGAGCAGGCTGAAGTGA
- a CDS encoding iron-containing alcohol dehydrogenase family protein: protein MPVLTRLIPSPVVVDIRAGALDDLAGVLADQRISASGKLAVAISGGSGAVLRERLAPALPGASWYEVGGGTLDDAIKLADAMKSGHYDAVVGLGGGKIIDCAKFAAARIGLPLVAVATNLSHDGLCSPVATLDNDAGRGSYGVPNPIAVVIDLDVIREAPVRFVRSGIGDALSNISAVADWELAHRETGEQIDGLAAAIARQAGEAVLRHPGGVGDDGFLTVLAEGLVLTGISMSVAGDSRPASGACHEINHAFDLLFPKRAASHGEQCGLGAAFAMHLRGAHEDSALMAEVLHRHGLPVLPEEIGFTVDEFVRVVEFAPQTRPGRYTILEHLDLSTDQIRDAYADYAKAVSQAISG, encoded by the coding sequence GTGCCGGTACTGACCCGACTCATCCCCTCGCCGGTTGTCGTCGACATCCGTGCCGGGGCCCTGGATGACCTGGCGGGGGTGCTGGCCGACCAGCGCATCTCCGCCTCGGGGAAGCTGGCGGTGGCGATCAGCGGCGGCTCCGGGGCGGTGCTGCGCGAGCGGCTCGCCCCGGCGCTGCCCGGCGCCTCCTGGTACGAGGTCGGCGGCGGCACCCTGGACGACGCGATCAAGCTCGCCGACGCCATGAAGTCCGGCCACTACGACGCGGTGGTCGGACTCGGCGGCGGCAAGATCATCGACTGCGCCAAGTTCGCCGCCGCCCGGATCGGCCTGCCGCTGGTCGCGGTCGCCACCAACCTCTCCCACGACGGGCTGTGCTCGCCGGTCGCCACCCTGGACAACGACGCGGGCCGCGGCTCCTACGGCGTGCCCAACCCGATCGCCGTCGTCATCGACCTGGACGTGATCCGCGAGGCCCCGGTCCGCTTCGTCCGCTCCGGCATCGGCGACGCGCTGTCCAACATCTCCGCGGTCGCGGACTGGGAGCTGGCGCACCGCGAGACGGGCGAGCAGATCGACGGCCTGGCCGCGGCGATCGCCCGCCAGGCCGGCGAGGCGGTGCTGCGGCACCCCGGGGGCGTCGGCGACGACGGCTTCCTCACCGTGCTCGCCGAGGGCCTGGTACTCACCGGCATCTCGATGTCGGTCGCCGGTGACAGCCGCCCGGCGTCCGGCGCCTGCCACGAGATCAACCACGCCTTCGACCTGCTGTTCCCCAAGCGCGCCGCCAGCCACGGCGAGCAGTGCGGACTGGGGGCCGCCTTCGCGATGCACCTGCGCGGGGCCCACGAGGACTCGGCGCTCATGGCCGAGGTGCTGCACCGGCACGGGCTGCCCGTGCTGCCCGAGGAGATCGGCTTCACCGTGGACGAGTTCGTCCGGGTGGTGGAGTTCGCCCCGCAGACCCGTCCGGGGCGCTACACGATCCTCGAACACCTGGACCTGTCCACCGACCAGATCAGGGACGCGTACGCCGACTATGCCAAAGCAGTCAGTCAAGCCATCAGTGGCTGA